One stretch of Rhizobium oryzihabitans DNA includes these proteins:
- a CDS encoding DUF6904 family protein → MLSHSLLKNHAGILLVGDYTSLTWLHEVVHDVNERSPIVKDKEGSFLGLAYDVRKAYERQREVIQPPKHIEEIGVRYGVQILWPVLMLQQRLLRQSLAFLNHTAKTQTIAYALEAVIEDALREDFGAQAGHIIDLWQRLDPAQPEVFEMIDSRGAIFSSWTKAQRKAGFAQLLSSFDPMYDRLYDIRLKNGEKNLISPGEFAAWENAEWPDPRW, encoded by the coding sequence GTGCTCTCCCACAGCTTGCTCAAAAATCACGCCGGGATCCTGCTCGTCGGGGACTACACGTCCCTGACCTGGCTGCATGAAGTCGTCCATGACGTGAATGAGCGCTCGCCGATTGTGAAAGACAAGGAAGGCTCGTTCCTTGGGTTGGCCTACGATGTGCGCAAAGCATATGAGCGGCAGCGCGAGGTTATTCAGCCGCCAAAACATATTGAAGAAATCGGCGTCCGATATGGTGTCCAGATCCTTTGGCCCGTCCTTATGTTGCAGCAAAGGCTGCTGAGGCAATCTCTCGCGTTCCTCAATCATACTGCCAAGACCCAAACCATAGCCTACGCATTGGAGGCCGTCATCGAAGATGCGTTGCGCGAGGATTTTGGTGCGCAGGCGGGGCATATCATCGATCTCTGGCAGCGCCTTGATCCGGCACAGCCTGAAGTGTTCGAAATGATCGACAGTCGAGGGGCAATCTTTTCCTCATGGACGAAAGCGCAACGGAAGGCTGGCTTTGCGCAGCTCCTTTCGAGTTTCGATCCGATGTATGACCGCCTCTACGATATCCGATTGAAGAACGGCGAAAAGAACCTGATCTCTCCAGGAGAATTCGCTGCGTGGGAAAATGCGGAATGGCCGGATCCTCGTTGGTAA
- a CDS encoding type II toxin-antitoxin system VapC family toxin: MRLLLDTNVLSEVTKPRPNEDVLKWLHGLDEDRTFISIVSIAEIRRGVALMDSGRKRDALDEWLAHDLPQRFESRILPVEGPVALAWGDLMALAKRSGRGLASMDGLIAATAVAYQLTLATRNTKDFEGFGIDIIDPWVD; this comes from the coding sequence ATGAGACTGCTCCTAGATACGAATGTTCTTTCAGAAGTTACGAAACCTCGCCCCAATGAAGACGTTTTGAAGTGGCTCCACGGTCTGGACGAGGACCGCACGTTTATCAGCATCGTGTCGATTGCCGAAATCCGCCGCGGCGTGGCGTTGATGGATAGCGGGCGAAAGCGCGATGCCCTGGACGAATGGCTCGCGCATGATCTGCCTCAACGCTTCGAAAGCAGGATTTTGCCGGTGGAAGGGCCTGTCGCCTTGGCCTGGGGCGATCTCATGGCACTTGCCAAGCGAAGTGGTCGGGGACTCGCATCAATGGACGGTCTGATTGCCGCTACGGCCGTCGCCTATCAGCTGACGCTTGCGACGCGCAACACCAAGGATTTCGAAGGCTTTGGAATAGACATCATCGACCCATGGGTGGACTGA
- a CDS encoding type II toxin-antitoxin system Phd/YefM family antitoxin yields MQASTHDDMSWTVAGAKAKLSEVMERAQLAPQTITRNGKPSVVVVSAEEWQKKTARRGSLAEFLLASPLRGADLDIERQHDEPRDLSL; encoded by the coding sequence ATGCAAGCATCAACACACGATGATATGAGCTGGACGGTCGCTGGCGCGAAGGCAAAGCTTTCGGAAGTCATGGAGCGAGCGCAGTTGGCACCCCAGACGATTACCCGCAATGGAAAGCCGAGCGTGGTGGTCGTTTCTGCAGAAGAGTGGCAGAAGAAGACTGCGCGCAGGGGATCACTCGCGGAGTTTCTGTTGGCATCACCTCTGCGTGGTGCCGATCTGGATATTGAGCGGCAACACGATGAGCCACGTGACTTGTCGCTATGA